The Setaria viridis chromosome 9, Setaria_viridis_v4.0, whole genome shotgun sequence sequence CTTTGCCTCTCCTCGATTGCTTACAAAAGAGGATTCTTTCAGTATTTTGCGTCGAAGAAAATACCACATCGTTTGCACACGTCGACAGTCCGCAGCCGTCGCTCCACACACGATCACCAAAAAGCCCCAGCCTTTTCACCCTTTCCGCCGTCCACTTTCCCCCCTGCACCGCACGGCTACAGCAGCCTGACCTACCCTGCCCACGCCACGCCCTCCCAAGCCCCCCAACTTTGGTTCCTCTGCAGCACTGCTGAGAACGGTTGGTTCATTGACATGTGGTACCGGGCAAGAACAGCCCCAGCTACCTGCCGAGGAGCCTCATCCCCCCAACTCGGCCGCCGGAGCACCGAACCGAACCCACCCCCGCACGCCCCCGCCCAACAACGGCTCGCGGCCACGGGGAAGGTGAAATTCCCCGTGACAAGCGAGCGCCTCCCTGCAGCATCGGACAAGTGCTCGCGCCTCCCCCGTCGCCTGCTTTTCATGGCGGGCAAAGAAAGACGGCGAGGGGGGCGGGACGCGCCGGAGCGGACGAGAGGGAACGGGACAGGGGCAGCCAGCCATGCACTGCCGGCCGGGACCtcccctgccctgccctgccttTCGACCCTTTTGAGGCCGAACCCCATCTTTTCTTCCATTCTTTTGGGCCCTTGGCTTAAACAAACGTTCTTTTGCACAAATGCGCCCTTCTTGTCTTTAACGACTGTTTGTCTTTGCTGTAGGGTCTAGAGGCCTACTGCGAGTAACAAGTTTTCTTTGTTTCGCGTCAATCCATTTGGTAGGACAAGTAGAGTACTTCTAGATGGAGTCACTTTAGGAGCCAAATGGCATATTTGCTCCGGTTTCCCTCTGTAGTGGGCGATTTGTTAGGCAGAGTCTGTGTTTGCATTGCAATGTCTACGTTTATTTTCTAGCCTTGTTGGAAAGCATACTATTTTAGACAACTGCACTTTCTTACTGCCGAGAAAGGTGGAAATGTAAAAGGTCAGGTTGCCGCTTGAGTCACTCATGCAGCATCTCCACCGCTGGGAAAACTGAccattttctttcaaaaaaaagaaaagaaaacctgACCACTCGACAAGTTTCAGTTCCTACGTTACTATCCTTTATTAATGTTTCCAAATTGTGGTTTTGAATCGTGTGTTGCGCCATCAAGTTTCGTGTCTGTTCCGAAAACTTGAACTATCATTGAAACAACAAAGGACATTTTGCTTATTTTCACCTTGTTCAATGTCAGGCCTGCATTTCCAAGGACAGGACATTGTGCTAATTTCTTAACTGCTGCCGTTTCATGTACTGGCCGGCACTGTCACCACTCACGAACGTCATAAATCAAACTAATCTGGATGGGGTAGACAATAGTACAGAGATCTGAAGTGCTCTTGTCAGATAGATCTACTAGAAACCTACCTGCGCCATTAACAACTCCAAAGTACAATGGCCACTGCCACCACGCCAGCATCAACCACCAAGAGTAAGCAAGCTCACACAGTGTCTCAAAACGGAATACGTATAATGATATCCTAATGCTTTTGGCTTGTTTTGTCATCGTTTGGTGTGCGCATCACTCAccaactgctgctgctgctactgtaTGGTGAAAATGTCTTGCGCAGGTTTGGTAGGCAACGTGCTAGCACTAGTTtatacaaaaaaatatttttgatgtTTTGTCAGTTTGGTAATCACAGGGCTTGGCTCTGTTAGGCCTGTACTTGTATACTCCCATAATCTCACTCCTACCACATGTCTCATGTCTCAGGACCCCAAAACTGTTACTGTATCAGGGTTGGGGTAGAAAGCCTGATTAGGGCACAAATTACCAGGTTGGTTGGAAAGgctccccttttccttttccctacCCTAGTTTCTCCAGCtgcaaaaaacaaagaaaaccgGGAGGAGCAAGGTTTTCAGACCTGGGCATGCGGAAAAGGTGCAGTGGTTAACCTATTCATCCATCACAGCAAGGAACCCCAGGGAGAGGGGGGAAAGGTGCGTGTGGCGTTTTCACGATATGTCACAGTCAACGGCCTTTTTGCAGGCTCGCCACTAGCGTGTCATTGGTGCTCGCTTCTGCTGTATATATACACAACACACACGCAGACGCATTGCGGGTGGATGCAGAGCAgttagagagagaaagagagggctTTCTTTTCCGTTTGCCTCTCCAAATGGCTGATTAGTTCTTGGCCTGAAGAGTGAAgggtagtggtggtggtggatggaTACGGCACTTCTTGGTGTGGACGGAGCTGGGTTCCTTGGAGCTTAGCGTGACTTCAGAACACGCCATTTCTTCGTTCTTGGACCATTTGGAGTTTCTTGCTTGATTTTGGCAGCTTCTCTCCTCAGTTCTGAGCTCTGAGCAGCGACAAATCTCTGTAAGTTGTTTCCTGTTCATTTCTCTTCATCGCCTTCTTTCTCCATTGTGGCTACAAACGCGCATTCTCTTTGAGGTCTTGTTGCTTACAGTGGTTTGATTTGCGTTTTGCAGTCAGTTCACAGTTCTTGACTGGTTCTCGAGCTGCGCGGAGCAATGGAGGTGGCGGCTCTGGAGAAGAAGGGACACAGAGCTTTTGCCAAGCCTCTGAAGTCTTTCAGTTCTTCAGAGCACAAGCGATCCAAGAGGTTAGTGTCTGCAGCcttctgcaattttttttttcttctcttgtgaTTCTGCCGGCAAGGATGCTCAAATTGTGATTAAGCGGTTTCTGAATGGCAGTTATTTTGAGGATATGTATGCTACAGATGCTTTGCGCTCTTCAGATAAAACCATCGTTCTGCCTAAGCCGGTAAAAATTCCCCTCTTCTGTTCAGCATTATCACAGTATCGTGCAGAGAATGCAAGGTTTCTCATCATACAGATCGTGTGATTTTGAGTAATTTGTGTTTAATCTATTCTTCCCAGGAAGTTGTAAAAGCTAAGGTGAAAAGCGACATCAATAAGGATGTGCAACCTGGGAGGGGAGCACAAAGCACCTTGAGAAAAGAGGTAACGGTAGGCTGATTTCTTTCAGTATAGTTCAGTGCAGATAAGAACCTTGCATTTCCATCTGTATGAGCTTCTGAAATGGAACAATTGTTTTGGCCCTTTTTCGGTGCCCAATTAACAGCCATAAACCATTTTGAGGACATTTTCACTTCACCAAATTCCAATTTGTTCATCTATTAATTTCTTGCCAAACTCTTTGCTCACCTGAAATTACTTGAAAAAAATGCTTAAATAATGTCTCAGAAAAGAGGGAGCCCTATTTTTCTTTCagacctgctgctgctccttgtCTTCCTGCTGAAATCTCTACACTGTAGCCTCATTTAATCACCTGATGCAGATTCTGCAACTAGAAAAGCACCTCAAGGATCAGCAGGTTGTGCGTGGTGCCCTGGAAAAAGCTTTAGGGCCCGACGCTGCTCCAGTCAACTTGTCACCTGAGAATCCAATGCCAAAAGTAATTCCTTTGCCCAATAGGTTTTGTTAATCTGCTCTTCTCCCAATATTCATCACTCATCAGGTTAACCACTTCGATTTTTTCAGGCTGCTAATGAATTGATACGAGAGATTGCCACATTGGAGCTTGAGGTCAAGAACATGGAGCAGTATCTCCTGACGTTGTATCGGAAAGCGTTTGAGCAGCAAGCACCTACATTTTCTCCTCCTGATCACCAGGATGCTTCAAAGCCGTCAGTGAGCTCACGGTCTGGGCAGCTCCGGGAAATGCCGATGGCAATGAAGTCTTGCAAGAGTAGAGGGGATGCAGCACTCCGGTCCAGCTATCCGCCACCACATAAGAAGTGGAATGATCCATTGACAGATTGCTGCACATCGGTTCGTCCTGATAGAGCAGTTGATTCGGATGTCCTCCGCTGCCAGTCTGCGTTATCGTACCGTGGAGTTTGTTCGTCCAGGATATTGCCTTCAGAGGATGATAGTCTTGCAAGGGCTCTTCGTTCGTGCCACTCACAACCTTTTTCATTCCTAGAGGTAATGATTTATTTCATGATGAAATAGCATTATGGCATTGTTAGCTGTGTAGCCTGCTAAACTAGTTCATCATCTCTGCATGCATGGCACAGATGCCACAGAAAGGGGGAAAATATATGTCCTTTAGAATTTCTATGATGCAATGTGCTTATGACAGATGAGAAACATGACTGAAAAACAAAGGCTGAAATAGCTACAATCTTAAGCTGTATAGGGTTTTTAAGTTTCTTGTTATGTTTTGAGCAGGAAGGAGAGACCGGTGCATCAGGAATGATAAGCTTAGCAGAGTATCTAGGAACTAATGTAGCTGACCACATCCCTGAAACTCCGAACAACCTGTCAGAAGAGATGGTGAGATGCATGGCAGGGATCTACTGCAGACTTGCAGATCCTCCGTTGGTTCACCATGGCTCCTCGTCTTCGCCAACATCGTCATTCTCCTCAGCAAGTGCAATATCTCCACAGTATGTGGGGGACATGTGGAGTCCCAATTACAAGAGAGAAAATACTCTTGACTCTCGGTTGATAAACCCATTCCATGTTGAGGGTTTGAAGGAGTTCAGTGGACCGTACAACACAATGGTTGAGGTTCCTATGATTAGCCGCGACAGTCGGAGGCTGAAAGAAGCTGAGGACCTACTCCAGACGTACAAGTGAGTTATATGCAACAGTCTACTCTTTGGTCGATGAAATTGTTCTATTTGTCAGCTCAATGCTCATAGACTATTGTCAACTGAATTTGATATTTCAGGCTGATATTGTACCGGTTGGAAACTGTTGATCTGAGGAGAATGACAAATGAAGAAAAGATAGCATTCTGGGTCAACATACACAATGCTTTGTTGATGCATGTAATACTCTCTTGATGCAGTTCGCTACCATTTCTTAGCACTTTTACTGCTTTGTTCTTGATGGGGTCTCATTGTACTATACTTTGACAGGCTTATCTGAAGAATGGCGTCCCACAGAACAATCTGAAGAAGACATCCCTACTTGCTAAGGTAAAGTGAAACGCAAAGTAAAAATGCTTCCTCTGAAGAATCAATGGAAGGGCCCTGCAATCAGAAATTCGGAAGTGCTTATTCAGACCAAGTTCCTCCTTTCCCTGACATGTGTTTCTACTACCACAGGCTGCCTGCAAAATCGCCGGACGAAACATCAACGTAGCCGTTATCCAGAGCATGGTCCTTGGATGCAATACGCACTGTCCCGGACAGGTACGGAGAAAACATACATGATTAGGTCCAAACCCGGCTAAAAGCATGGTGATGCTCGTACTGTACTGATTATATGTCTCAAGCATGCTAATTTCAGCTGTTGATCCTTTTAATGCAGTGGCTACGGACATTGCTTTACCCCAGGATCAAAAGCA is a genomic window containing:
- the LOC117840399 gene encoding uncharacterized protein, which codes for MEVAALEKKGHRAFAKPLKSFSSSEHKRSKSYFEDMYATDALRSSDKTIVLPKPEVVKAKVKSDINKDVQPGRGAQSTLRKEILQLEKHLKDQQVVRGALEKALGPDAAPVNLSPENPMPKAANELIREIATLELEVKNMEQYLLTLYRKAFEQQAPTFSPPDHQDASKPSVSSRSGQLREMPMAMKSCKSRGDAALRSSYPPPHKKWNDPLTDCCTSVRPDRAVDSDVLRCQSALSYRGVCSSRILPSEDDSLARALRSCHSQPFSFLEEGETGASGMISLAEYLGTNVADHIPETPNNLSEEMVRCMAGIYCRLADPPLVHHGSSSSPTSSFSSASAISPQYVGDMWSPNYKRENTLDSRLINPFHVEGLKEFSGPYNTMVEVPMISRDSRRLKEAEDLLQTYKLILYRLETVDLRRMTNEEKIAFWVNIHNALLMHAYLKNGVPQNNLKKTSLLAKAACKIAGRNINVAVIQSMVLGCNTHCPGQWLRTLLYPRIKSKVSKAGHEWRAFAVAQSEPLLRFALCSGSHSDPAVRVYTPKRLFHQLEAAKEEFIRATAGVWREQKLLLPKLVEAYAKDVKLSPQGLVDMVQRYLPESMRMAVQRCQQGGRSSSKVVEWVPYNPAFRYLLARDLAFPHLS